Proteins encoded in a region of the Enterococcus gilvus ATCC BAA-350 genome:
- a CDS encoding energy-coupling factor transporter transmembrane component T family protein has translation MMNKLIFGRYIPGDSVIHRLDPRAKLVASFYFIGIIFLANNWQSYLFLGIFTMFAVFLSKISISFFLRGVRPLIWLIIFTVALQMLFTRGGTLYWSWGVFSLSSYGIQNGLFIFCRFVLIIFMSTLLTLTTPPLSMSDAIESLLNPLKKIHLPVHEIALMLSIALRFVPTLMDETEKIMNAQRARGVDFNDGNLIQKVKAIVPLLIPLFVSSFNRAEDLATAMEARGYRGGEGRSKYRKLQWASRDTLVLVVFAAVTVVLVFLRS, from the coding sequence ATGATGAATAAATTGATCTTTGGCCGCTATATACCGGGAGATTCAGTCATCCATCGTCTGGACCCTCGTGCTAAATTGGTTGCTAGTTTCTATTTTATCGGGATTATTTTCTTAGCAAATAATTGGCAAAGCTATTTATTTTTGGGGATTTTCACGATGTTTGCGGTATTTTTATCAAAAATAAGTATAAGCTTCTTTTTACGAGGCGTGAGACCGTTGATTTGGTTGATTATTTTTACGGTTGCCTTGCAAATGCTGTTTACTCGCGGCGGAACATTGTATTGGTCCTGGGGTGTTTTCAGCTTGTCTTCCTATGGGATACAGAATGGACTGTTTATCTTTTGCCGGTTCGTCTTGATTATTTTTATGTCGACCTTACTGACATTAACGACACCGCCGTTATCAATGTCTGATGCAATCGAATCTTTATTAAACCCGCTGAAGAAAATTCATTTACCGGTACATGAAATTGCTTTGATGCTATCCATCGCTTTACGGTTTGTTCCAACATTGATGGATGAAACAGAAAAAATCATGAATGCGCAACGCGCTCGCGGGGTGGATTTCAATGATGGCAACTTGATTCAAAAGGTGAAGGCAATCGTACCATTGCTGATTCCTTTATTTGTCAGCAGTTTCAACCGAGCGGAAGATCTTGCGACTGCCATGGAAGCTCGGGGCTATCGTGGCGGCGAAGGACGTAGTAAGTATCGAAAACTGCAATGGGCGTCTCGTGATACCCTTGTCTTGGTAGTTTTTGCTGCGGTAACGGTTGTTTTAGTCTTTTTACGCAGTTAA
- a CDS encoding energy-coupling factor ABC transporter ATP-binding protein has translation MGIRFEKVSYVYQPNTPFEQRALYDIDLDIQEGSYTALVGHTGSGKSTLLQHLNALLKPTDGKVVIGDRTITPTTDNKNLKPVRKKVGIVFQFPEAQLFEETVAKDIAFGPKNFGVGEEEAYALAKENLRMVGLEEEYLERSPFELSGGQMRRVAIAGVLAMEPEVLVLDEPTAGLDPLGRKEMMEMFWRLHHEKNITIVLVTHLMDDVANFADYVYVLEKGRVVKHGNPQSVFQDVAWLKEKQLGVPQASAFAEKMQARGASFEKLPLTENELADWIVKAAGGPAHDE, from the coding sequence ATGGGCATCCGTTTTGAAAAAGTAAGCTACGTTTATCAACCCAACACGCCCTTTGAACAACGGGCACTTTATGATATCGATCTAGATATCCAGGAAGGATCTTATACAGCGTTGGTTGGCCATACTGGTAGTGGGAAATCTACATTATTGCAGCATTTGAACGCGTTATTGAAACCAACGGATGGAAAAGTGGTCATCGGTGATCGAACAATCACTCCAACGACAGATAATAAGAATTTGAAGCCAGTCCGCAAAAAAGTTGGGATCGTTTTTCAATTTCCTGAAGCGCAGCTGTTTGAAGAAACTGTGGCTAAAGATATCGCTTTTGGTCCAAAGAACTTTGGAGTCGGTGAAGAAGAAGCTTATGCTTTGGCGAAGGAAAATCTTCGAATGGTTGGCTTAGAGGAAGAATATCTTGAGCGCTCCCCTTTTGAGCTCTCAGGGGGTCAGATGCGGCGTGTTGCTATTGCAGGTGTCTTGGCTATGGAGCCAGAAGTGCTAGTCTTAGACGAGCCGACAGCGGGCTTAGATCCGCTTGGACGAAAAGAAATGATGGAGATGTTTTGGCGTTTGCATCATGAAAAGAATATAACGATCGTTTTAGTGACTCATTTGATGGATGACGTTGCAAATTTCGCAGATTACGTCTATGTCTTGGAAAAAGGTCGTGTGGTGAAGCATGGAAATCCACAGTCGGTCTTTCAAGATGTTGCATGGCTGAAGGAAAAGCAATTAGGCGTGCCGCAAGCGAGTGCTTTTGCTGAGAAGATGCAAGCAAGGGGTGCTTCTTTTGAAAAGCTGCCATTGACTGAAAATGAATTAGCGGACTGGATCGTAAAAGCTGCAGGAGGTCCTGCTCATGATGAATAA
- a CDS encoding energy-coupling factor ABC transporter ATP-binding protein: MKPIIEINQIEFSYQEEATPALKDVSFSINKGEWIAIVGHNGSGKSTLAKTINGLHLPQKGTVAVGGMQLSEESVWDIRRMVGMVFQNPDNQFVGATVEDDVAFGLENQGIERSEMQHRVQDALEKVKMQEFATREPARLSGGQKQRVAIAGVVALRPDIIILDEATSMLDPEGRDDVISTIHKIKEESDLTVISITHDIDEAASANRILVMRDGELYQEGTPDEIFSAGPELVSLGLDLPFPEKLKAALNARGIQVPKGYLDEEGMMDWLWASVLKK, encoded by the coding sequence ATGAAGCCAATTATTGAAATCAATCAAATTGAATTTAGCTACCAAGAAGAAGCGACACCTGCTTTGAAGGATGTCAGCTTTTCAATTAATAAAGGTGAATGGATAGCGATCGTCGGTCATAACGGATCAGGAAAATCAACGTTAGCAAAAACGATCAATGGTCTTCATTTGCCGCAAAAGGGAACCGTTGCTGTCGGCGGGATGCAACTCTCTGAGGAATCGGTCTGGGATATTCGCCGAATGGTAGGGATGGTCTTCCAGAATCCTGACAACCAATTTGTAGGTGCAACAGTTGAAGATGATGTTGCCTTTGGTTTGGAAAATCAAGGGATCGAACGAAGTGAAATGCAGCATAGAGTTCAGGATGCTTTGGAAAAAGTAAAAATGCAAGAATTTGCGACGCGAGAGCCTGCACGTTTATCTGGTGGACAGAAACAGCGAGTGGCGATTGCTGGCGTTGTGGCTTTGCGTCCAGACATCATTATTTTGGATGAAGCGACAAGCATGTTAGACCCTGAAGGACGAGATGATGTCATTTCAACGATTCATAAGATAAAAGAAGAGAGCGATTTGACTGTGATCTCAATTACTCATGATATTGATGAAGCGGCTAGTGCGAATCGAATCTTGGTCATGAGAGATGGGGAACTTTATCAAGAAGGAACACCGGATGAAATTTTCTCTGCGGGACCAGAATTGGTTTCGCTGGGATTGGATCTGCCATTTCCTGAGAAGCTGAAAGCTGCATTAAACGCACGCGGTATACAGGTTCCTAAGGGCTATTTAGATGAAGAAGGGATGATGGACTGGTTATGGGCATCCGTTTTGAAAAAGTAA